Proteins found in one Triticum aestivum cultivar Chinese Spring chromosome 4D, IWGSC CS RefSeq v2.1, whole genome shotgun sequence genomic segment:
- the LOC123095581 gene encoding 5-amino-6-(5-phospho-D-ribitylamino)uracil phosphatase, chloroplastic, whose product MMMVDTVSASTSFIARHPFDHHRPHRTLLHVVSCRPLATPFAGRRLVARRQPSLPAQQRLADWPVRALAAVGFTKEAVPRKEFRGIPGDGDNGLGTDDDAPPAAVPSWPPRNRADDPSLHNPLLRLERMGCGWVGVIFEWEGVVVEDDTRLERQAWLTLAEEEGKSPPPAFVLRRVEGMKAEHAVSEVLCWSRDPSELRRLAARKEEIHGGLRGAASQMRDGSREFMSTLVNYKIPLAVASTRPRKAVEAAIEAVGARGFFDAVVAAEDVYRGKPDPELFLYAAQLLGFIPERCVVFGNSNSAVEAAHDARMKCVAVASKHPVYELGAADLVVKRLDELSVVDLKNLADIDSPEFGMEPEPEMEEEEDEAPPSTAVGVDDIFL is encoded by the coding sequence ATGATGATGGTGGACACGGTCAGCGCCAGCACCTCCTTCATCGCGCGCCACCCCTTCGACCACCACCGGCCCCACCGGACCCTCCTCCACGTCGTCAGCTGCCGGCCCCTGGCCACGCCCTTCGCGGGCCGCCGCCTCGTGGCCAGAAGGCAGCCGTCGCTTCCTGCGCAGCAGCGGCTCGCGGACTGGCCCGTCAGGGCGCTCGCGGCGGTGGGGTTCACCAAGGAGGCCGTCCCGCGCAAGGAGTTCCGGGGGATCCCAGGGGACGGCGACAACGGATTAGGGACCGACGACGACGCCCCCCCAGCGGCGGTACCGTCATGGCCGCCGCGGAACAGGGCGGACGACCCGAGCCTGCACAACCCGCTGCTGCGCCTCGAGCGCATGGGCTGCGGCTGGGTCGGCGTCATCTTCGAGTGGGAGGGCGTGGTGGTGGAGGACGACACGCGGCTGGAGCGGCAGGCGTGGCTGACCCTGGCCGAGGAGGAGGGCAAGTCCCCACCCCCGGCGTTCGTGCTGCGGCGGGTCGAGGGGATGAAGGCCGAGCACGCGGTCTCCGAGGTGCTCTGCTGGTCCAGGGACCCCTCGGAGCTGCGGCGCCTGGCGGCCCGCAAGGAGGAGATCCACGGCGGGTTGCGCGGCGCCGCCAGCCAGATGCGGGACGGGTCGAGGGAGTTCATGAGCACGCTGGTCAACTACAAGATCCCCCTTGCCGTCGCCTCCACGCGGCCCCGCAAGGCCGTCGAGGCGGCCATCGAGGCCGTCGGCGCGCGGGGCTTCTTTGACGCCGTCGTGGCCGCGGAGGACGTGTACCGGGGCAAGCCTGACCCGGAGCTGTTCCTCTACGCCGCGCAGCTGCTGGGATTCATCCCCGAGCGCTGCGTCGTGTTCGGCAACTCCAACTCCGCCGTGGAGGCCGCGCACGACGCCCGTATGAAGTGCGTCGCCGTCGCGAGCAAGCACCCCGTCTACGAGCTCGGCGCCGCCGACCTTGTTGTCAAGCGCCTCGATGAGCTGTCCGTGGTTGACCTCAAGAACCTCGCCGACATCGACTCCCCCGAGTTTGGCATGGAGCCCGAGccggagatggaggaggaggaggacgaggcgccaccgtcgaccgcCGTGGGAGTCGACGATATATTCTTGTAG
- the LOC123095580 gene encoding beta-amylase 2, chloroplastic: protein MLRLDPMGGAVKEEDGEGEDSDEEEEEDFLVADAAAGDEQHARPPERRRGRGREEKERTKARERRRRAVTGRILAGLRRHGGFGLRSRADVNEVVAALARHAGWVVLPDGTTFPSHPQTPRPAMLAPAISLSSPSAAAAALPTLLPVSSSSCAPGIAVPPLAARPISRRAGCAPALRTAAASSPFAVSRAVPEGGPASPLLAVPVPDDEDADAAMDGGDGGEQTGLATRPAVAPPRPPPERDFAGTPYVPVYVMLPLGVVSVKGEVAEADELVAQLRVLKAAGVDGVMVDCWWGNVEAHRPQEYNWAGYKRLFHIIRDLKLKLQVVMSFHECGGNVGDDVSIPLPEWVIEIGKSNPDIYFTDREGRRNTECLSWGIDKERVLQGRTAVEVYFDFMRSFRVEFDEYFEDGIISEIEVGLGACGELRYPSYAANHGWKYPGIGEFQCYDRYLQKNLRRAAEARGHAMWAKSPDNAGHYNSEPNNTGFFCDGGDYDSYYGRFFLNWYAQVLLDHADRVLMLARLAFEGSAIAVKVSGIHWWYKTASHAAELTAGFYNPCNRDGYAPIAQVLKKHGAALNFTCVELRTMDQHEVYPEALADPEGLVWQVLNAAWDAGIQVASENALPCYDRDGFNKTLENAKPRNDPDGRHLFGFTYLRLCSTLFEGPNLPEFERFVKRMHGEAVHDLRA, encoded by the exons ATGCTGCGGCTGGATCCGATGGGCGGGGCCgtcaaggaggaggatggggagggggaggactcggatgaggaggaggaggaggacttctTGGTCGCCgacgcggcggccggcgacgagcaGCACGCGCGGCCTCCggagcggcggcgggggagggggagggaggagaaGGAGCGGACCAAggcgcgggagcggcggcggcgggcggtgacgGGGCGGATCCTGGCGGGGCTGCGGCGGCACGGCGGCTTCGGGCTCCGCTCCCGCGCCGACGTCAACGAGGTGGTCGCCGCCCTCGCCCGCCACGCCGGCTGGGTCGTCCTCCCCGACGGCACCACCTTCCCCTCCCACCCCCAG ACGCCGCGCCCCGCGATGCTCGCACCGGccatctccctctcctccccctccgccgccgccgccgcgctgccgaCGCTGCTCccggtctcctcctcctcctgcgcgcCAGGCATCGCCGTTCCCCCGCTCGCCGCGCGCCCGATCTCGCGCCGCGCCGGGTGCGCCCCCGCGCTCcggaccgccgccgcctcctcgcccttcGCGGTGTCGCGCGCCGTGCCCGAGGGCGGCCCCGCGTCGCCGCTGCTCGCCGTGCCCGTgcccgacgacgaggacgccgacgccgccatggacggcggcgacgggggcgagCAGACCGGCCTCGCGACGCGCCCGGCGGTGGCCCCGCCGCGGCCCCCGCCCGAGCGGGACTTCGCCGGCACGCCCTACGTGCCCGTCTACGTCATGCTCCCG CTCGGGGTGGTGAGCGTGAAGGGCGAGGTGGCGGAGGCGGACGAGCTGGTGGCGCAGCTGCGGGTGCTCAAGGCGGCGGGCGTCGACGGCGTCATGGTCGACTGCTGGTGGGGCAACGTCGAGGCGCACCGCCCGCAGGAGTACAACTGGGCCGGCTACAAGCGCCTCTTCCACATCATCAGGGACCTCAAGCTCAAGCTGCAG GTGGTCATGTCGTTCCATGAGTGCGGAGGCAACGTCGGGGACGACGTGTCCATTCCTCTCCCGGAATGGGTGATAGAGATCGGCAAGAGCAACCCGGACATCTACTTCACCGACAGGGAAGGCAGGCGTAACACGGAGTGCCTTTCATGGGGCATTGATAAAGAAAGGGTTCTACAAGGCCGAACCGCGGTCGAG GTGTACTTTGACTTCATGAGAAGCTTCCGAGTAGAATTTGACGAGTATTTCGAGGATGGGATCATTTCAGAAATTGAGGTTGGACTAGGGGCTTGTGGAGAGTTACGGTATCCATCTTATGCAGCAAACCATGGCTGGAAATACCCTGGCATTGGAGAATTTCAG TGCTATGACAGGTACTTGCAGAAAAATCTGAGGAGGGCCGCAGAAGCACGGGGACACGCCATGTGGGCAAAGTCACCAGACAACGCCGGCCACTATAATTCTGAACCAAACAACACTGGATTCTTCTGTGATGGAGGGGATTATGATAGCTATTATGGCCGGTTCTTCCTCAACTGGTACGCACAGGTGTTGCTGGATCATGCGGACCGCGTGCTGATGCTAGCCAGGTTGGCCTTTGAAGGCTCAGCTATTGCTGTCAAG GTGTCAGGCATACACTGGTGGTACAAAACTGCCAGTCATGCTGCTGAGCTGACTGCTGGGTTCTACAACCCATGTAACCGCGATGGCTATGCTCCAATTGCCCAAGTATTGAAAAAGCATGGTGCGGCTTTGAACTTCACATGCGTCGAACTGCGCACCATGGATCAGCATGAGGTGTACCCCGAGGCCTTGGCAGATCCAGAGGGCTTGGTATGGCAG GTGCTGAACGCTGCGTGGGATGCCGGGATACAAGTGGCCAGCGAGAACGCGCTGCCATGCTACGACAGGGACGGCTTCAACAAGACACTGGAGAACGCCAAGCCGCGGAACGACCCCGATGGGCGGCACTTGTTCGGGTTCACCTACCTGAGGCTTTGCAGCACCCTCTTCGAGGGACCCAACCTCCCTGAGTTTGAGCGTTTCGTCAAGAGGATGCACG GCGAAGCGGTTCATGACTTGAGGGCGTAG